ACAAGGTTCTCCTTACCATCAGTGACCTGATGGAGGGCTCCTCAGCTGATATAAACATAATATCAGAGCATATAATCCTGATCAACCATCCACAAGGTCTGATACTTTGTAGGCTGGAGCCTCCATCTGTAATTTCACAGAGCCTGCACCAGGTAAGATGATGGATGAACTTGTTTTGTGAAATGTGGCATTAACCAAGGGCTAACTTTGCAGCATTAAAAATCCACCACGAACAATACCTCACAGAAGTATTTTCCTACATTCTCTGGAAATGCTGGACACAAAATCAGAGAGAGGATACCTGTCCCCATGTAACCAAGcattcctctggctgcttcCAAAGTGCAAGACAGAACCTTTTGGGTCAGGTGGGTAAGATTCCGTGGCATCTGGAAATAGCAAGAGTTACTAACAGGGTTTCCAATCACAGCTGTCTGCCAGCATGAATCAAGCGTCTGCACACTCACCATGTGTCCTTGGGGAGGATGGAGAAAAATAGAGACTTTTTGGACTGCTGAAACTATTTACCATCTCCTGTCAACTGTGGAGAAAATAGATCTGTTGGTATACTTCTTTATTTTGGCAGTTAACTGCTTTCTGACATAATCTTGAAACACCTGTGTAAAATGGTGCTTTCTGCCTTGCAAGTATTGCTTAGCTCCTGACAGCAGGCAGGAGGGTGAGCAAAGCTCCCCAGCAGATACCTGCTCTCTAACCACTGCCTACCCAGCAGCAAGGGTGTGAAGAGCAGAATGGTGTGATGTGATGAGGGACAGGACATGTGCTGGTCAGAATACTTCCCAGGCAGTGATCAGGGCTGAGGTCTTTGTGAGAAGGTTCCTGTGTCAGGGGCCAGCAGCAATTGTGGCAGAGATgaggagcagcccaggagcagcccaggagcagTCCTGCTGGCTGTGAAGCTCCTGGCCTGTGGGCAGACCTGCCCTGGGGTTTTCTGTCACTGAGTAGTCAGTACGAAAGGAGAGAGTAAGTGGTGAAGACACAGGTTATACTGTCCTCTCATCTCTGGAAATGCTTGGTTATTAGCAAAGAGGCTTCTCTGATCCCTTAGGACAGCAGCTAAGGAGAGGCATACCCCAGCCTGAGCTGAAATAGGACACAGTGATGGTCAGGACCTCAATCTAAACAATTCATTACTTAAATGTTGTCTGTACTATCATGTAAAACCAGAGAGGATGACTGCCTTTGCAAGGACTGACCCTGCATGCCTGAAAACTGCAGCATTGTACAAACTGAGGGCCACAAATATCTTTCCAGTTAGAACTGAAACTCTGGTGGTAAATGTTCCAGGGCCACTTGCTGTCACAGTACTGAATCCTACACATCCCTTGCCTCCAAAATTCGCTGATCACAACCCACTGGATGGTCGATTCCTGTTCTGTGCTGCCTGTGTCATGTTCCAGCTGACCTGAACCACCTACCCCCACAGATGGCATTAAATTCTGGCAGTAAGGAGTGCTCCAGACATGCTTTCCTGGTGTAGAAATAGCTCTCCTGTCCTCCAAAAGAGGACAGCATGTCTTTGTCTGGCTGTAGAAGGCAGATTCTTCCTTCACtaattaaaaagggaaaatatcaCCAGTAAAATTTGGCCCGAGCTGTGGGGTTTCTTTGTACTTTGAAGGAACCTAGTGGCAGGTCTCTCACTGGTGCTCAGTCAAAACAGGATCCAAACATGGTGATGCAGATAAGCCTTTTTCTAGGATAAAGTGCATTTAGACTTTAAACCGCTGGTCAGAGGCATGACTGATTTTTCTATGCCTACTTCTGAGCTTAATTTAATAAAGAAATTAGGCTACTGTAGCCTGATTGTATGCCATCTTCCTAGTCCCACTAACTTTTGATTCTGTTGGCCAGTTTCAATTCACCATTGACCTGGGATTAAATTCCTGCTCGCATATAGACAAAGAAGCACCACTCCCAGAAAAGGACTGTGATGTGATTTCTGCTTCTGTTGCATCCCTGAGAATCACCAGGCCACAGAGGTGCCCAGAGCACCCAGCATGATGACACTTCTGCCACAGCTTCAAGATATTTAGATATCAACAAACCTCAAGATAAAAATCTGTAAGAAACCTGACTTTTCCTGCTCTTAGTGCTTATAGTTGTTGCTACTGGTTCTGCTCAGCTTTTTAGGTTTActcagtgcagagctgcagtgacCAAGAAGCATCTATACAGTGAAGTGCTTAGGAGTTGGATACCACtccagaaaactgaaaaaaacaatAGCATACTTGAAAGTGTTGGCACCTGAGACATTTCTATCAAAAAACAATGCACATTCATACAGTAGAAACTTGGTAATTGAAAGTTGACACCAAACATTTTGGTTCAGAAACCGAATTTCTGACTTACGTATTTGAGCGCTTTGCAGTAAGTCTTTGGTATCTACCTGCTCATGTTCTAGTCATAAGAAGAAATGAGTCCTTTGTCTCCCCAAATGAATAGTttcactgctgctttttctgtctTAAAACAGAAACCTCCACAGCAGGATTTTAGTTATTGAGTTGATTTTCACAAAAGATTTGATTGCTACAGTCCTTTGAAGTAGCTGCTGGAGAACAGCACAAGATTTGCATAGAAAAATGGACGAAGGATTTTATTTAGATGATAATTCCTCATATGAATACCTTTATGAAACCAACGTCTGTGAAATGGGTGACTATTTCATATTTAACATCTATCTCACTGCTGTCCTCTACATTCTGGTATTTTTCCTCAGTCTGCTAGGAAACGCTTTGGTGTTATGGATCCTACTGAAATATGAAAACCTTACATCTTTAACAAACATCTTCATCATGAATCTCTGTATCTCTGATTTAGTCTTCTCCTGCATGCTGCCTTTTTGGGTAGTGGACCAGTCCTTTGGATGGATTTTTGGTGAGTTCCTTTGCAAAGCATCAAATGCTATTTTCTCCATTGGCTACTACAGCGGTGTTTTCTTTTTGACTCTCATGACTATCCTGAGATACTTGTTTGTGGTGAACCCCCTTTCAACTCTGAGATCCCAGACATGGTGCTGTGGTGTTCTCGTGTCCTTGGCTGTTTGGACTGTTAGCATCTTAATTGTGGTTCCTGAGGTGATTCACACCACAGTGCAAGAAGACTTGGAACAGAACAGGTACTGTGATTATGCCAATGGGAATTGGAAAAAGGTGGACATTTACATGAGAAATGTACTCTTCCTATTTTCCTTTGGAGTCATTGTATTCTGCTACTTCAAGATACTCATAATCCTGCTTAGAGCAAGATCTCGCAGAAAGCATAGAACTGTGAGACTCATCCTCATTATTGTGGTGGcttttttcctgtgctgggcaccCTACAACATCCTCAGCTTCCTGACTACTTTTCCACCACCTACTTGTCAGTATGTGAAAGACTCCAACCTTGCCTTTCACATCAGCCGTCAAATTGCTTTCTCCCACTGCTGCCTCAACCCTGTGCTCTATGTATTTGTTGGAGTCAAGTTCAAGAGGCATTTGGCACAATTATGCAGTCTGTGTTTACACTGCAGCAATGGTCAAGCCTCCAGCACCAGGATCTGCCATGAAGGCAAATTCCAGCGTGAAGGGACATCCCTCTATTGAAGCAAGACCTAACTATTAGGACTAATCCTGAATGAACTTTCAGATTTTGCATGCTATGGATAGCCTCTAATTCTTAGAGGCACTTCCCTGAAAAGACACACAAATTTATTCTTTGCAAACATGCTGTGTATGGACAATAACAAAATGTATTTGCAGTGGGATGAAGAGATGAGAATGCCAAGAAATTACTTTACTGGCCTGAAAGTCTTAAGTTCACAATTTTTTTGAAGAGTGAGATGGGTTTTCTCTTACTTATACTCTCTTTTGAAAACAATTGCTTTTTCCTTTGGGCATTAAAACATGGGTTTTAACATAAAAGCTGTTGAATATCTCTTTCTTACCTGACTTAAAATACTTGGATTGTACATAGCATTAGACACATTGGTATATTTTGTAAATTTTAATGCCTTTCAATGTTTATCATTTTACTCATTGGTCTTTTTATTTTGTGGGGAGAGATGTCTCTGGATTAACTGTTCTGACAATAGCTGCAAGACCTTAGAGTTTCTGAAGTTCTCAGGGCAAATGTTATTTTATCTTTTGatagatacatatatataaaactaGCTTTGTGTAAAAGTAGTCTTTTGGGTCTGAAATTGATAACTTTAGGAGAGCCCTAGAAGGAACACAGATGCTGAGCAGATACTTTACTAGGATATAAGTTTTCCTTCTGTTACTGCTCTTTGCCACAGGATTCTTCCAGTCTTTGAATATGGTTTCAGATGATTGCAGCAAATCAACAGCTCATcttctcagcagagcaggagcataTTTGCCTCTAATTgctctctccctcctttcctccctttcccatAGTGCTGAGAACACTTAAACTTATAAATAGGTTGTAGTGCAAGAaaaaatgactttttaaatAGCAGGATAAAAATGGTTTGCTTTATTTGTAAAATTGATTTTTGCGGTTTTCTTTAAGATAAACTGATACCCTTCTT
This genomic window from Zonotrichia albicollis isolate bZonAlb1 chromosome 1, bZonAlb1.hap1, whole genome shotgun sequence contains:
- the XCR1 gene encoding chemokine XC receptor 1, giving the protein MDEGFYLDDNSSYEYLYETNVCEMGDYFIFNIYLTAVLYILVFFLSLLGNALVLWILLKYENLTSLTNIFIMNLCISDLVFSCMLPFWVVDQSFGWIFGEFLCKASNAIFSIGYYSGVFFLTLMTILRYLFVVNPLSTLRSQTWCCGVLVSLAVWTVSILIVVPEVIHTTVQEDLEQNRYCDYANGNWKKVDIYMRNVLFLFSFGVIVFCYFKILIILLRARSRRKHRTVRLILIIVVAFFLCWAPYNILSFLTTFPPPTCQYVKDSNLAFHISRQIAFSHCCLNPVLYVFVGVKFKRHLAQLCSLCLHCSNGQASSTRICHEGKFQREGTSLY